The DNA region GCAATGACATCGGCTACGGCAACTCCGCAGGAGATGAGAGACCGGCTGATGCAGGCCATCGATGGCCAAAGCAATGTGAGTTAACTAGTTAACTTTTCCACAAATTTTAAGTGTCTGTGCCCACAATTGCAATGGTCCCCTATTGTGATTGTCTTATGACTAACGTCGACAGCGTACATTAGCTAACTACAGTAACGTTAGCTGTAAGCCTGGTAGCTAGGTAGATCTAAGAGTTTGTTGTTAAGCTAAGTAAATACTAGATACTAAGCTAGTTAATTAGCTGTGTAGTAACTAGCTAAACACACTGGACTCTGGACTGACCCCCAGCATGTTGATAGCTTCGTATAAACAATACCGCGGTGTTGCTGGTAATGAACCATTCATGTAAACTCGCGAGATCAGGAGCCTTGTGAGGCTAGTATGTTGACATATTCGGTTCTCAACCAATAGTATAAATCAATCATTATTCTCAACCGTTATTATACCTCAGCGTTTTCAACTTGTCTCAGTTATTCTAATAAGATCTAATAACTATCTGCTTACCTGTCATTTAgcacagctagctagttagttttGATTTCGAAacttaatgttagctaactagcaagcaagctaactacactgaacaaaaatatgaacgcaacatgtaaattgttggtcccatgtttcatgagctgaaacaaaagatcacagaaatgctCAATACCCACAacgcgtatttctctcaaatttgttagtgaacatttcttctttgccaagataatccatccacctgacaggtgtggcatagggtttaatgaatttatttaaattgacagatttcctcatatgaactgtaactcagtaaaatcaattaaattgttgcatgttgcgtttttatttttgtttagtatatttaAAGATGCAAACAGTACCGTTGCCTATGACTATTGTAGCTAACCAGAGATAAAAACTGCGACTTTACTGGAGTTTAGTCCGCCACCCCTTTACTGATTTTAAGTTAGGACCAAGTAGACTGACGAGTGTGGACATTCAGCTAACTGCTTACtaggcactgtagctagctaactaaaagGAAGAATGACCTGACCACTCTTAACCTAGCACCAACGTCAGCAATGTCTTTGGTAATTAGCTACCTATAGCATTCACACATACAGTCAGTGATTAGGCCTATTACCCAGTAAAGAGAATTTGACAGACAAGAATGTTTTAAATTGAAAGCGCACTAAACATATTCAGCACAGCCAGACTTGGATCAGTTTGTAGTGTAGACTTAGTATGGGTGCCATCAGTCAAAGGCCCAACTACTTATGCTATTTGATATTAACAAAGTGTTCCCTTGAAAGAAATGTCTGAGGTAACcaaatgtgttgttgaagtgacaaCACACTGCAAGGACGCTTGCCAAGTCTGTTGGTCAAGACTTGTGGGCCTACCTATCATAGGCATTAGTACTGAGCAATTTAGTGATTTTTAAAGTCGGTTTGAttatcaaaaatatatatatttttttaagtcctACATTTCAgttaacatatatttttttttacatgcattATGAAATGATGACTGTAAAATGATAAGAGCTTTTTAATGTAAATTCCAAAGCCAAAAATAGTTAACATTCAATTGCCAAAAaatcaaaatattccattgtCTCTCAGGTCCACATAGACAAATAGGAAATGACTATGAAATATTGAAaaatttcagttgtgtatatttcgtttttatttaatttgattatttttcattccttaaagtaatctcatctctgctcaggcagaaGCAGACAGCCAGACAACCATCTAACATTACTCTGTtctccccatactgtactgtctttagtcatcctatttagctaggctagcctgcctaaGTACTGTATGCTGCAGAGCTGTCAGATGATCATTttactagttaaaaaaaaaacataaggcATACTTTCAACAGTGGTGTAAATTAATAGTTAAGTAgattttttgggtatctgtactttactatttattttaACTTTTGACGActttatttcactacattcctaaagaaaatgatgtactttttactccatacattttcccagaCACCCAAaaatacttgttacattttgaatgcttagcaggacagtaaAATGGTCAATTCACAAACTTACAAAGAACACGTCTCTACTGGCTCTGGTCtgtcggactcactaaacacaaattcttAATATGTAAATGATGCTGGAGTGTGGCCATGGCTAGCCGTAAATTTAAAAACtcattgtgctgtctggtttgcttaatataaggaatttgcaatgatttatacttttacttttgatactcaagtatacttcaaaccaaatacttttactcaagtagtattttactgggtgaatcacttttacttgtcattttctattaaagtacttttacttttactcgagtatgataattgggtactttttccaccactgactttcacaaactgtctctatccgtctctctcgtAGTGGTGTTGTGTACATTCCGCTCTCATGCGGCGGTGTTTGCGGTCTGTGTGTATTTTacacttttacgcctgctacgttaggGAGCTACTTTGATCCGGAAAATAACAGCCGCAATGGATTATGaccattgtagttaattaccacgtttatgctctgaactaggttgaatatttgcttCAGGAAAACTACAACTCTCAGCCCAGCGTCCCAATATCTTAACTTAATTTCTCTCATGAATGAGAATggggtcatggctagaagggatccagctttaATAAAATGAACATCAGATTTGACATTTCGCAGCAGGTTAGGAAAATTAGGTTAAGGTTGGGAAAAGgcttagggttagctaaaatttCAACATTTGACATTACTttgaccagtggtggaaaaagtacccaaatcaaattttattggtcacatacacatggtaagcagatgttaatgcgagtttagctaaatgcttgtcccaattgtcatacttgagtaaaggtaccttaataccttaatagaaaatgactcaagtaaaagtgaaagttacccagtaaaatagtgttttgtttgaaatatacttaagtatcaaaagtaaatgtaattattaaaatatacttaagtatgaaaagtgaagtaaaagtgtaaataatttcaaattccttatattaagcaaaccagcgggcaccattttcttgttttttaaatttacagatagccaggggcacaatgcAACAccaagacataatttacaaagcaTTTGTGTATAGTGAGTCCGCAACATCAGGGGCAGtagatgaccaaggatgttctcttgataagtgtgtgaattggaccattttcctgtcctgttaagcactcaaaatgtaaggagtacttttagctgtcagagaaaatgtatggagtaaaaagtacatacttttgcttcactacattcttaaagaaaataaagttgtcaaaaataaaaatgtaaagtacagatatcataacaaaattacttaagtagtacttgaaagtatttttacttaagtactttacaccactgacttTGATAAAAGCTGGAATCTTTCTAGCCATGTCTGAGAAATGGTGTGATAGGCCCCTCCCAAAATGATTTGTTTAATAACTGAAACCCCCCCTGAAATGTCATTTATTCACTCAGCACTAATAGGCATACACTGCTGAAAATAACCTTTCTCTGCCAAGGCTTACAGCATAATATTAATTGAGCCAATTCAGAGCTGAGATTTGATTTGGGTtgttatatatattgtgtgtgtaaACAGTTTTAGTTGAACATATCTTGCACAAAACCCCCTTATTGTTGAGTCAAGTTTTTGGAATATGAATAAATCTAGCCAGTCAGATTTAGTGGATTGGTTAGGTTTAGCCTAATGCTCCTTACTGGTATGACTAGAATGGCTAACATTTGCATGTGTTTTCTCAGTTTTGTCATCTCAAACTTGAAACTGCTATCGGTTTACATCCCCGGTACAGGTGCACATCTGAAAGTCCATTCAAATTTAGCCATATGCTTTTGTCCTCCACATTTTACAGGGGAAATCGCTGTGGGGTGCTAATCTGAATAACAGCCATTTGTATTTGATGATCAACAACACTAAATTCATCATCAGTGAGATTTCTGTTAAACAGAGATGGCTACACCATGGAAATCTTGATAGACTACTAGCTGCTGACAGACTACTATTTGCATTGTACAAGTGGTTGAAGCTGTGTAGGCTAATGTTTGGGGGGGTGACATTTTATGCGAGGCTAGTAGGCCTTAACATCAGTATCTAACTACTCCTGTATATTGTTTTTTGAGATGAAAAACATGAAAACTAAACAAAATGTCAGACGGAGGGGAGCtaccaagaagctagccagagaGAGACTCATGATATGAATAACTTAGTTAAAGATATTGTAGTCCTGCTGCTGCCTGCAGACATGACTTGTTGGCGAACATGTTATTTGTTTTCATATGGTCTCTGCCCACAGGTCAGTAGCTGACTGTCAACCTCTATACATCCATTGATCTGGGGAATGATCCGTTAGGCCtcatcaattaaaaaaaaatatatatattttaaggaaCTCCGTCTGGCTTGCAACTTACTCtagaaagttgtaatagtagaatgcacgaGGTGCCATTTCGAAATgaggtagtgcatcatcagttttcctcttgtcattTTAGTCGAGTACCCCGAACAGTACATGTTTTTATTGTAagcctggacaagcacacctgatttaaCTTGACAACTAATCATCAAACCCTtaatgagttgaatgaggtgtgtttttCAAGGGCGACAACGAAACTGTACTTTTGTGGGTACTCgtggaccagggttgggaaacactgccttTGATGGCTATTTATAACttatcagaaatgtccagatcaactagcccatgtcaggtAACGTTTTTTAACTAGGTGTTTTATCCCAAAGATTTTGTAGTAATGTTcaagtcactcaaatatcacatgaatacacattacacTTGGCAATATGTATAGAATTCCAAGAACATGagctttaaaactgctaaatgttctctgcaccccatgacaatgtgtagaattgcaggaaataagctttaaacctgcaacattttctctccgccaacaagaggggtgtgaacagttcttgtgcccatagaaatagaagtGGTGTGCACGTGCAGGGGGATGCGGGATGTTCCCCAATGGTGGAAGGGGGGAATTGAGTGAAAAAGTTTGTAAACACCTGATCTAAGCCACCGACTCTATGGATATCAGTGTGTGGTTTTGAATCCAATGATTCAATGATTTGTTATATACACTCAAAGCTCTTTATTTACAAATATCCAAATGCCTCATCTGTCTTTGTAAATAGTAATTGAGGGTTTTCCTATGGACATTTTCTGTCTTTCTTTATTATGAATAGTTTTAACATGATTTGATGTTTACTTTCCAGCAGATCTGCAACATGGTGGCTGTAATGGAAGTCATTTCCTATTTGGAGAAATATCCCATCACCAAGGAAGCACTTGAGGTAGGATACACTAGGGGTAAATATCCATAATAATATTATGTCAGCTCTTGGAAATAGATGTTGTGAAGATGGGGTTTGTACTAAAGAAAACTGCCTGTTCTTCCTCAAGGAAACCCGCCTTGGCAAGCTGATCAACGACGTAAGGAAAAAGACGAAGGATGAGGATCTTGCCAAGCGTGCAAAGAAGCTCCTGCGCACATGGCAGAAGCTAATTGAGCCTGGGCAGAGTGAGGCACTATCCAAGGGGCATATGGGTCCGCCAGGCGTTGCCAACGGTGGTATGCATCTCTGCCGGATGGACGTCTCCCCTCCAGCTGCTATCCCGCCTTCAGGTAAAATGGTTCCGGAGCTCAAGAGTAGAAATGACTTCAACAACCGTTACTCCCCCAAAGCGGAAAAGTCAGGCAACCGAAAACGGAAGGGGGAACAGAGGGACAGGCAGCACATACCAATGAAATTGTCCAAAATAACCGCCTATGAAAGAACACACAACTCACGACTGCCAACAAATGGAATTGGAGCCAGTCCTGAGGCTTTTACGGACACATGTGGTCCACATCTTAAATCAGACAAGGATGGTGCTGAGCATCTTGACATCGACAGGCTCAACAATATCCCTGTCAATGCTGTCAAACCTCACCCTAGCTCACCGGGAGTACCCAAACCTCTGAGCACTTCCACATTGCTCAAAACGGCTGTTTTGCAACAGCATGGCAAAATGGACCTGGCTGTCTCAGGAGGGGGGCTGCATCAGCCCAAACACCCTCGAAGCAACTCATATAGTCCCAGAAGTACAAAACGGGATGCGGTAGTTAAACTGTCTATGACCAAATCAACGACTCTACTGAGCCCTGCTCGGAGCCCCAGGGTCATGGACAGCTCTGGACTGGGGCCCTCTCCTTTGCGTTCTCCACACCTTTTAACTCCATGTATGCAGGGTTCCCTCACTGTTGGGCCTCTGCCTACAGAGTCTGTCCTTCATTGGGACGGACCGGCAGACGTGGACCAACGCCTTCAACAAAGCACCAGGAGACCTGACTCTCTGCACTCCAAAGCCTCGTCCCACAGCGAGGTGAAGGCAGAGAGTGATGGTTCtgtcactagcacagagagaaagaggagaaagaaataCAGGTCCAGAGACTATACAGTGAACTTGAGTGGGCAGCCCACGGAAGAGACCACAATGCCATGTAGATTAAAAGACCGTAGACTTACGTTTGACCCTGTAACAGGGCAGATCAAACCCTCAACCCTCAAAGAGTCTTACCCGGAATGGGAGGCTACAGTGACTCCGGTCACACCAGAACTTCCTCGGACAGAACTGCTCAAGCAGAACCATTGTGCACAGAATAGCCCTGTTACTCCCAGTCCGTTTCAACAGACCAACTGGAAAGAGCTGTCAAGGAATGAAATCATCCAGTCCTACCTTAACCGTCAAAGCAACGTGCTCACATTGTCTGGGGCTCAAACCTCGGGGGCACACTTTTTCATGTCTGAGTACTTGAAACAAGAGGGACATCATATCAAAGAGGGCAGAAAAAAACACATGCTGGTACCAAATATCCCTGATACGGACTTACCAGGGTTGAGCCGAGCGGTCACAAACGAGGATCTCAACAGAATACACAAGGAGCACTGGCCTGGGGTGAATGGTTGCTATGACACCAAGGACAACTGGTATGAATGGACAGATTGCATTTCCTTAGACTCACATGGGGATGATGGCAAGCTGAATATCCTGCCATATGTCTGCCTAGACTGAGTTTAATGAGCTGTGGCTTCAAGAGGGAAAAATGGCACCTTCCTTGGCTGAGTGCAAAAAGGCAATTATCAATGGAAGAACCTGCTCACTCCTTTGCAGAGGTGGTGTAAGAGAGGCCTTGCTAATTGTGCTGCTCCCATAAAAAGCAAACGTTGATCAGTGTTCGATGGGAGAGAGCTCAGCTGTAGCGTCACTGAAGTTCTTTGAGTGGAATGGGTCCATACATTGTCTGCCAAATGCTAAGAGTTTAAGGTGCCCAGTAACTTCAAGTATGGAACCTGTTTGGCATGTACATGCTGGCAAAGAGAATGAAACGTGTGGTTATATCATGTATGCATTTATTTATCTCTTACATAAAATAAAATTATACACTTCACTTATTCAATCAGTTCTGCTTGTCAGATAAGGTAAAACTGTGTTCTGCATATTTTCTCACAAAAATTGTTTGCAGTAGCAACATTCCATACCACCATACAACTAGAACGGTTCTTGCACCAACACTAACATCTTAATATACAGGGAAACTATCTGCAAAATGACACATTATGGAAATGTGCGAGTTAATAGCATTTTCTTTAGCTTTTCCTTTTTTCCTGTTTCTAGGTAGTAAAATATGAATTCTAATGGCAAAGCAGATGATGCTACAACATGCAACTATGAGgaaaaacagaaaaataaaatgtttatgcTGGAAATATACTTGTTCCCATTCCTTTATATTGTTTGCCTTATGGAAAACAATGTTTCCTCAAACGGAGCCTTAGTGAATGTACAGAAATTTGCCTTTTTGTGTTCAGGAATGCAGAGGAGAACACATTTGCTACTTAGTCCTTTTTAAATGGCCACgttgatacagtatgtgttaataaaaaataaaaaagcatatCGTGAGTGTCTTTCTCCCTTTCATGTGGAaagccgtttgggtctttgcgtgtcaaaaaaagcttgttgaccaatcaggacctgaatatgactgcacgtcacatactTTAATGCGTTCCTAATTTTTTTACGTAGTGATTACACTCACACTTGCATTTCATTTGTCACAACTATTTATAGATACGTATGCTATGTTGCCGGTAAtgttgtctcgcgcacctacagtgctggtcattaaaaaaaaagctagctagctcatggatgcaaacgaTGTTcatccccaaaaacatagcaaaacaacaactgtttcagtagctatagcgAGGTGTCAtataaaataaccctaatttataagaccgTTATTTGATTAATGGTCGTCGGACACATCTATGTGAagttagccacaatagtggactttgcggttagccttcaaaataaaagtatataaTTGACtgtgatgcaaattaatacaaatagtagaattatgccataattgaatagatcaggctaaacgaggttggaatgtGTAAGGATTTAGGATTAATGCATTTCAAACCCACTACCATATTACTTAAGATTGAATTGTTTGAACAACAGCTgctttgtctttgtgtgtgtgtgtgtgtgtgacaagaactGAGTAACATGGTGTGACTTGCATGTTGCAAAGCGGTGTACTGTTTGCTACATTTGccttgcctgtctgtgtgtgacaATATTGAGCACATGGTGTGACTTGCTGCATGTTACAAAGTTGTGATAATCAGGTATAGGGAGGGGTGGTCATCACAAGGTTtaactgagatggaaaaatactgaacaacacaatagcagGAACTGAGCAACTGTTACAACTAGGGTGTGATACCAGAACAGTGAGAATCTATACATCCGACAGAGGGTGGACTCCAAGAAGCGCCAAGAAGCTAGGACTAGTCTGAGAGCCTGCGATAGGCTGAGCAAGTCTAAACCACGCTCAGCCTCTACTAGTATAAGAACAGCTATTTACGTACATCctgtcagttctctgtttgccctgcgaggtgggacagagagcctgtatatacgaaaattgcatttaccatttATTGCTTGAATTTAATTAAAGATAATTAACGACAGATTCTGACTTTTATTCTTCCTGATACCGGATTCGAAAGACGCAGCCTCTAACAaatgttatataaaatcaacaaaataCTATTTGTTAATCTGACAAAAatgttgaaatcacactggatgcattttactttagaattgcattgggtgCATACTTCACTATACAGCCTTGCCTATGGATtatggatcaatgacatggggtagcAGTCTACTccgtgacacccagagaacattagtgtCGTAGCTCTcattgcgggactctgaaacaactgtgaattgagccacatttattgccaacctatgtgtattgaacactatttcagaggaaaaacaatactgtgttttggagtctgataactctgaggacGTTGGGGAAAAAATATATTGTGTATTGAGTAGACTGATCCCCAATCTgtaggtaaagctgtacagtgcaatatgaatgacacaataggctgactggggaggtgatttcacagTCACAGTCCTGCGATAAGCGCTACAATGCTATTATTTGtataaactcttcacagttgtgttgtgtgggtgtcaccgagtagactgatGCCCCATTTCATTGCATtattccaccaattgtaaccttctgcaaCACTTTCAAATAGGTTCTTTTATTTTGAAGACAAACCGCACGTTCCACTATTGTGACTAATCCTAATTGTgtctagcttcacaacacaaccCTGTCCGGTTGAGTcccactagccagatgaagctagctggctgcttatatcGTTAGCTTTGGGCAAAAGGGTTAAGGTAGCTggatagctatttattttcatgaacctAAGTTCAGTTCCAATTGGCGAACAACAAGTgcctacctagctaatacttacaaggattcctaaatcattgttaagaataatgaaaattactgcagtttctactggtcatagTTTTctggctggttgtattggtgcttgctaggtaccaagctaaagctagttATCCCAAACACCGCTTCCCAATAATTTCAATGGAAGGAAAGCGGTGGGAGGTGGTGAAAAAGTTGAACTTTACCCAACTTTATGCAAATCACCAGAGACGACCACTGGGCGATGACCAATCATATTGAGTGGTTCGTCCCATGACGAATTTGACGCTATACGTCCCAAGGCTAGAGAcgttcttcagcaaagatggctgacaaaaatacTAGGACGGAAGCAAATGTAAGTGATTAAAACGTTAACGAATCATCCAAAAAAATGTAGTTGACagtaatatgttagttaatgtagagaaacgattatgcattttttttttaaatcataaagttaatttacgaaAATCGCGATTTAGCAAtctagctgactagctaacattagccagctagctttattattattattttttatttcacctttatttaaccaggtaggcaagttgagaacaagtctcCTTATGTTGTGACATGAGTATGAAATTATGGTTGtttgttttagggactcctgaaacaaccagcaaaccaggctgtcgtcttgtgaaacagtggatgtaaagaatctagtagctagctaaagcatttactgcaaatttaATGTAAAATTTGTTCAGCTTTCCTTGCTGATATTTGCCATGCAATGGAGATAGCTAGCTACGTTCTTGCTTATTGTGCAGTGGAGGATAAAAAAATACCTGtatatgcctatggatgtgtagctagctatctagccgatctgtgtatggacccaaacgtttggtatacatatttgTTCAGAACCAAGCTATCATAGCCAGTTGTATTAACTTCAAAACAGTCAATGACATTAATGATGCCTAAGGATTCAGTAGAATATAactttgtgccaaggatgcaagtcgtatatacatgtagttattaccatgcatgagatccacacattgtagcctgtatatttaatatattcaatgatcatgtactctaccatggcaaataaaggtgcagttcaggtatgaatgtctgattatttttcagtcatatccaataccaggagaTGAAATTCCAGTCTATGAATGATgcgtgtctgtatgtatgtattacaattacacacttcaacagtgtttaccaatctTGGTTCTGGGAAATCAATGGTTACATATTGTAACTAAGACTAGAAACAGGATTTAACTagttaaaggctgatttgtaacttgtaaatactctaaaacccattcatctcaatatctaatgcccttcatctgcattgatttgataaacacaggataggtatagtatttcatcaaatgagacttaatttcaaccagtagagaatgtgaaatgctttattgaaagaagttaattatccaagtgttataaatacatgCATTAAATATTATAATTGTAATATAAATACAAggtcaatctgtacttcaatgcacatctgttgtgcattataaaaacagaggaagaggcaTAAAAGGGAAAGAGATAAGAGCAGGGAATgcagcatatgattaatgaatcagTGCTACccaaatattctctcagttcatcaaaattaaatagtgtttctagtcggcccgaaggttatcttaagagcgggtaAGGTGGCAATGATGGGACCAGGGGTTGGCATCCTCATgtcaaaatacactgctcaaaaaaacaaagggaacactaaaataacacatcctagatctgaatgaatgaaatattcttattaaatacttttttctttacatagttgaatgtgctgacaacaaaatcacacaaaaattatcaattgaaatccaatttatcaacccatggcgGGTCTGggtttggagtcacactcaaaattaaagtggaaaaccacactacaggctgatccaacttggatgtaatgtccttaaaacaagtcaaaattaggctcagtagtgtgtgtggcctccacgtgccagtatgacctccctacaacgcctgggcatgctcctgatgaggtggaggatggtctcctgagggatctcctcccagacctggactaaagcatccgccaactcttggacagtctgtggtgcaatggaggatggagcgagacatgatgtcccagatgtgctctattggattcaggtctggggaacgggcgggccagtccatagcatcaatgccttcctcttgcaggaactgctgacacactccagccacatgaggtctagcattttcttgcattaggaggaacccagggccaaccgcaccagcatatggtctcacaaggggtctgaggatctcctctcagtacctaatggcagtcaggctacctctggcgagcacatggagggctgtgcggc from Oncorhynchus mykiss isolate Arlee chromosome 1, USDA_OmykA_1.1, whole genome shotgun sequence includes:
- the LOC110494277 gene encoding mediator of RNA polymerase II transcription subunit 26 isoform X1, whose amino-acid sequence is MTSATATPQEMRDRLMQAIDGQSNQICNMVAVMEVISYLEKYPITKEALEETRLGKLINDVRKKTKDEDLAKRAKKLLRTWQKLIEPGQSEALSKGHMGPPGVANGGMHLCRMDVSPPAAIPPSGKMVPELKSRNDFNNRYSPKAEKSGNRKRKGEQRDRQHIPMKLSKITAYERTHNSRLPTNGIGASPEAFTDTCGPHLKSDKDGAEHLDIDRLNNIPVNAVKPHPSSPGVPKPLSTSTLLKTAVLQQHGKMDLAVSGGGLHQPKHPRSNSYSPRSTKRDAVVKLSMTKSTTLLSPARSPRVMDSSGLGPSPLRSPHLLTPCMQGSLTVGPLPTESVLHWDGPADVDQRLQQSTRRPDSLHSKASSHSEVKAESDGSVTSTERKRRKKYRSRDYTVNLSGQPTEETTMPCRLKDRRLTFDPVTGQIKPSTLKESYPEWEATVTPVTPELPRTELLKQNHCAQNSPVTPSPFQQTNWKELSRNEIIQSYLNRQSNVLTLSGAQTSGAHFFMSEYLKQEGHHIKEGRKKHMLVPNIPDTDLPGLSRAVTNEDLNRIHKEHWPGVNGCYDTKDNWYEWTDCISLDSHGDDGKLNILPYVCLD
- the LOC110494277 gene encoding mediator of RNA polymerase II transcription subunit 26 isoform X3 → MAIYNLSEMSRSTSPCQICNMVAVMEVISYLEKYPITKEALEETRLGKLINDVRKKTKDEDLAKRAKKLLRTWQKLIEPGQSEALSKGHMGPPGVANGGMHLCRMDVSPPAAIPPSGKMVPELKSRNDFNNRYSPKAEKSGNRKRKGEQRDRQHIPMKLSKITAYERTHNSRLPTNGIGASPEAFTDTCGPHLKSDKDGAEHLDIDRLNNIPVNAVKPHPSSPGVPKPLSTSTLLKTAVLQQHGKMDLAVSGGGLHQPKHPRSNSYSPRSTKRDAVVKLSMTKSTTLLSPARSPRVMDSSGLGPSPLRSPHLLTPCMQGSLTVGPLPTESVLHWDGPADVDQRLQQSTRRPDSLHSKASSHSEVKAESDGSVTSTERKRRKKYRSRDYTVNLSGQPTEETTMPCRLKDRRLTFDPVTGQIKPSTLKESYPEWEATVTPVTPELPRTELLKQNHCAQNSPVTPSPFQQTNWKELSRNEIIQSYLNRQSNVLTLSGAQTSGAHFFMSEYLKQEGHHIKEGRKKHMLVPNIPDTDLPGLSRAVTNEDLNRIHKEHWPGVNGCYDTKDNWYEWTDCISLDSHGDDGKLNILPYVCLD
- the LOC110494277 gene encoding mediator of RNA polymerase II transcription subunit 26 isoform X2 codes for the protein MTSATATPQEMRDRLMQAIDGQSNICNMVAVMEVISYLEKYPITKEALEETRLGKLINDVRKKTKDEDLAKRAKKLLRTWQKLIEPGQSEALSKGHMGPPGVANGGMHLCRMDVSPPAAIPPSGKMVPELKSRNDFNNRYSPKAEKSGNRKRKGEQRDRQHIPMKLSKITAYERTHNSRLPTNGIGASPEAFTDTCGPHLKSDKDGAEHLDIDRLNNIPVNAVKPHPSSPGVPKPLSTSTLLKTAVLQQHGKMDLAVSGGGLHQPKHPRSNSYSPRSTKRDAVVKLSMTKSTTLLSPARSPRVMDSSGLGPSPLRSPHLLTPCMQGSLTVGPLPTESVLHWDGPADVDQRLQQSTRRPDSLHSKASSHSEVKAESDGSVTSTERKRRKKYRSRDYTVNLSGQPTEETTMPCRLKDRRLTFDPVTGQIKPSTLKESYPEWEATVTPVTPELPRTELLKQNHCAQNSPVTPSPFQQTNWKELSRNEIIQSYLNRQSNVLTLSGAQTSGAHFFMSEYLKQEGHHIKEGRKKHMLVPNIPDTDLPGLSRAVTNEDLNRIHKEHWPGVNGCYDTKDNWYEWTDCISLDSHGDDGKLNILPYVCLD